ACATGGGCAATGACATAAGCAGCCCCTTTTATCACCGGATATTTCATTCGCCTACCTCCCAAAAATCGCCATAACGCATATTCCATAGTAACCTAAATTTTGCTATTCAATGACCGTTGGTGCGGTTATCTGGGTTTGGACTGCGGATAAGGCGCTTCTCACAATTCTTTTCCGCAGTTCGTATTCCTCCGGCGGGGACAAATCGGGATCCCCGGTGGGATAGAGCACGCTGCGCGACGGCACCAAGCGGTTCGACCCCATTTCTTTGGCGACGTTGATCATTGTGCAAACATGAGCAGTGGGAATGCCTGCCCGTTCCAACTCCCTGACCATCACTGCACCGCAGCGAGTACTGGTCCCTCAGGTCGATGTCAGAATGGCCGCCAGTACTCCTGTTTCTTTCAGTTCCCTGGCGATTTCCCGGCCGAAGGAGGCGGCATTTTCCATAGCGGTTGCCGCTCCGGCAGTAGAATAAATAACGGGATGCAAGATGATTTCACCGGTTTCCTCCAATTCGCGCAATGCATCCAAAGGCACCAGCCGGTTGGGATCAGCGGCGACATACCGGTTGTCGTAGCCGAAGTGATTCACTTCCACCTCTTGCGGCGTCAATTTTTTCCAAGAATCTATTTTAATCCTGTACCAGCGCTCGCAGCGCCCCGAGGGCATCCTTTCCGGGTTCCCTTTTATTGTCAGGCCGCCGTCCGTGATCAAGGCCAGCTTAAACCCCTTTTCCCGGGCAGGCGGGGCCGGATTTACCTTCTCGTTTTTCGGAATGGGCAGCTCGCTTTGCCACTTCTCGCCGCGGTGCTTGGCCAGAAGCATGCGAATGGCCCTTTCCGCCGCATTCAGTTCCATCACCACGTTTTGTTTCAATCCGCGCTTGAAAAGCATCTCCCGTTCGCTTACCGACAGTCCTATTCCTTCCAGCAGTTTGACAAGAATGGCGCCCATTAGTGGGAGGCTGTTTTTCATATCCGCTCCCGTGGTGCCGGTGCGAAATATCGGTATATGCTTGCGGAATCTTTCCACCGCCGGGTGTTCCGGGGCCAAGCCTGTTATAACCGGAATGCCCAGTCTTTCCTGTACGGCCCGGCTGACAGAGGCGCAAGCTTCGCCGTACCTGCCAGCCAGAAAAGCAGGCCCGGCTACAAAGCCGTCGGGATGGAGGC
The Peptococcaceae bacterium genome window above contains:
- a CDS encoding glycine/betaine/sarcosine/D-proline family reductase selenoprotein B, with the protein product MAGQRPYRIVHYLNQFYAGKGGEAFAGVAPYKVEGSVGPGRLLEQTSNGALKIVGTVVCGDNRFVEDQHALEEVMSLIESLHPDGFVAGPAFLAGRYGEACASVSRAVQERLGIPVITGLAPEHPAVERFRKHIPIFRTGTTGADMKNSLPLMGAILVKLLEGIGLSVSEREMLFKRGLKQNVVMELNAAERAIRMLLAKHRGEKWQSELPIPKNEKVNPAPPAREKGFKLALITDGGLTIKGNPERMPSGRCERWYRIKIDSWKKLTPQEVEVNHFGYDNRYVAADPNRLVPLDALRELEETGEIILHPVIYSTAGAATAMENAASFGREIARELKETGVLAAILTSTUGTSTRCGAVMVRELERAGIPTAHVCTMINVAKEMGSNRLVPSRSVLYPTGDPDLSPPEEYELRKRIVRSALSAVQTQITAPTVIE